In a single window of the Cetobacterium sp. ZOR0034 genome:
- a CDS encoding DUF86 domain-containing protein yields MTFTSDLNEIVNYNIMIIGEAISKIDMRTLLKYNNDKKYWLNIKGTRNFLIHEYHGVDYKLLYKIATTLCFATFFSSTVAPLKSTTIFS; encoded by the coding sequence TTGACGTTCACAAGTGATCTAAATGAAATTGTTAATTATAATATAATGATTATAGGGGAAGCTATTTCTAAAATAGATATGAGAACTCTTTTAAAATACAATAATGATAAAAAATATTGGTTAAATATAAAAGGGACTCGTAATTTTTTGATTCATGAATATCATGGTGTAGATTATAAATTACTTTATAAAATAGCTACTACATTGTGTTTTGCAACTTTTTTTAGCAGCACTGTAGCACCTTTAAAGAGCACCACCATTTTTTCTTGA
- the istB gene encoding IS21-like element helper ATPase IstB has protein sequence MDTLEKYCKKLKLGSEILEEYESIPLGDKKDFLTNVLEISINSQEIRRKNRLIAEAKFDVVKTFEGYCFDDIQLPEGLNLEEIKTGDFIEKSHNLIFYGSVGTGKTYLATAIGVEACNQGKRVRFFKVATLINELIDAYNKATLGRFLKNLKKYDLIILDELGYVPIGEKGAELLFQVIADCYERKSLIITTNIEFSKWNGIFMDKKITTAILDRVIHYGHLVIFSGESYRLKNAISRKNGGAL, from the coding sequence ATGGACACGCTAGAAAAGTACTGTAAAAAACTTAAGTTAGGAAGTGAAATCTTAGAGGAATATGAATCTATTCCTCTAGGTGATAAAAAAGATTTTTTAACAAATGTATTAGAGATAAGTATAAATTCTCAAGAAATTAGAAGAAAAAATAGGCTGATTGCTGAGGCTAAATTCGATGTTGTTAAAACATTTGAAGGCTATTGTTTTGATGATATACAGTTACCTGAAGGTTTAAATTTAGAGGAAATTAAAACTGGTGATTTCATAGAAAAGAGTCACAATTTAATTTTTTATGGTTCCGTAGGAACAGGAAAAACATATTTAGCAACAGCAATTGGCGTTGAAGCTTGTAATCAAGGAAAAAGGGTTAGGTTTTTTAAGGTTGCTACTTTAATAAATGAATTAATAGACGCATATAATAAGGCAACGCTTGGCAGATTTCTGAAGAATTTAAAAAAGTATGATTTAATTATTCTAGATGAACTGGGATATGTTCCAATAGGAGAAAAGGGCGCAGAACTACTATTTCAAGTCATTGCTGATTGTTATGAGCGAAAAAGTTTAATTATCACAACTAATATTGAGTTTTCTAAATGGAATGGAATTTTTATGGATAAAAAGATTACAACTGCAATATTAGATAGAGTAATTCATTACGGACATTTAGTAATTTTTAGTGGAGAAAGTTACAGATTAAAAAATGCTATATCAAGAAAAAATGGTGGTGCTCTTTAA
- the istA gene encoding IS21 family transposase, whose translation MLPMINKYNIKTMYSIQGKSLREIARETGHTFRTVKKYALTEDFSDKIIRRPGVSSLDPFKEIINQWLISDLGSPRKQRHTAKRVFERLCEEFSDTFNISYRTVCKYVNEKKKTLKDFSNKNIGLLSLTHLPGEAQLDFGETQFSMNGELINGYHLVISFPYSNHSYVQIFPSQNQEALFQGMKNIFDHIGKVPKEIWFDNMSTAVAQIKKGKERKLTDRFIQFMTHYGFKAKFCNPASGNEKGHVENKVGYTRRNLFVPIPSFDSLSDFNKELLIKCEHDSDRDHYKKNENINDLFKVDLSEMIPLNSYTFEVYKLQKYKTNKVGFVKFESNEYSVLPNFLNSEVWLKIFVDKIEILDSNYELLTSHRRIYKKNTKITNWKDWLKVLERKISALEYTDFYQELPEIWKIYFKSKDYIEKRKIVSALSEMLISNDLSMATRALESNLDKGINDVSSLITTFRAFNEPNKIYTELRPDEINTPYQNSMEPELSIYDILMGGN comes from the coding sequence ATGTTGCCAATGATCAATAAATATAATATCAAAACTATGTATTCTATTCAAGGAAAATCTTTAAGAGAAATTGCTAGAGAAACTGGACATACTTTTAGAACTGTTAAAAAATATGCCTTAACTGAAGATTTTTCAGATAAAATTATCAGAAGACCAGGAGTAAGTTCGCTTGATCCATTTAAAGAAATAATTAATCAATGGTTGATTAGTGATTTAGGTTCTCCTCGAAAACAGCGCCATACTGCTAAAAGAGTTTTTGAAAGATTATGCGAAGAGTTTTCGGATACTTTTAATATTAGCTATAGAACAGTTTGTAAATATGTAAATGAAAAGAAAAAAACTTTAAAAGATTTCTCAAATAAAAATATAGGTCTTCTTTCTTTAACTCATTTACCTGGAGAAGCCCAGCTTGACTTTGGTGAAACGCAGTTTTCTATGAATGGAGAACTAATAAATGGTTATCATTTGGTAATTTCTTTCCCATATAGTAATCATTCATACGTTCAAATTTTTCCGAGTCAAAATCAAGAAGCTCTATTTCAAGGTATGAAAAATATATTTGATCATATTGGAAAAGTACCAAAAGAAATTTGGTTTGATAATATGTCTACTGCTGTTGCTCAAATAAAAAAAGGAAAAGAAAGAAAATTAACAGATAGATTTATTCAATTTATGACTCACTATGGGTTTAAAGCAAAATTTTGTAATCCTGCAAGCGGTAATGAAAAGGGACATGTTGAAAACAAAGTAGGATATACTCGAAGAAATCTATTTGTACCTATTCCTAGCTTTGATTCTTTAAGCGATTTTAATAAAGAGTTATTAATAAAGTGTGAGCATGACTCTGACAGAGATCATTACAAAAAAAATGAAAATATTAATGATCTTTTCAAAGTTGATTTATCAGAAATGATTCCTCTTAATTCATATACTTTTGAAGTATATAAATTACAAAAATATAAAACGAATAAAGTAGGTTTTGTTAAATTTGAAAGTAATGAATATTCAGTCCTCCCAAATTTTTTAAACAGTGAAGTTTGGTTAAAAATATTTGTTGATAAAATTGAAATTTTAGATAGCAACTATGAACTTTTAACATCTCATAGACGAATATATAAAAAAAATACAAAAATAACAAATTGGAAAGATTGGCTTAAAGTCTTAGAGCGAAAAATATCAGCGCTTGAATATACTGATTTTTATCAAGAACTACCTGAAATTTGGAAGATATATTTTAAATCTAAAGATTACATTGAAAAAAGAAAAATTGTCTCAGCTCTTTCTGAAATGCTAATAAGTAATGATTTAAGTATGGCAACAAGAGCGCTTGAATCTAATTTAGATAAAGGTATAAATGATGTTTCATCGCTAATTACAACTTTTAGGGCATTTAATGAGCCAAATAAAATATATACAGAGCTTAGGCCTGATGAGATAAATACACCTTATCAAAATTCAATGGAACCAGAGTTATCAATATATGATATTTTAATGGGAGGGAACTAA
- the istB gene encoding IS21-like element helper ATPase IstB translates to MSDLDILRDMANQLKLSTLKTSIMKFIEEAEQRSETYKEFLFKILKAEVERKEKDALRNRIKKARFPYSKEIETFDTTFQKSIDKTKINILKEMKWIDNMYNLIFLGPPGVGKSHLMIGLGYRAAELGYQVLFLTMSELIYFLKNKADCRKSREVINRLNKCDLLMIDEVGYIPLTKEDANLFFEIVSGLHEKTSICITSNKDFSQWTELLQDEALATAILDRLVYRCQVFNLKGNSYRLENRETIFK, encoded by the coding sequence ATGAGTGATTTAGATATTTTAAGAGATATGGCAAACCAACTAAAACTTTCTACTTTAAAAACTAGCATTATGAAATTTATTGAAGAAGCAGAGCAAAGAAGTGAAACATATAAAGAATTTCTTTTTAAGATACTGAAGGCTGAAGTTGAGCGAAAGGAAAAGGATGCTTTAAGAAACCGAATTAAAAAAGCAAGGTTTCCTTATTCAAAAGAGATAGAAACTTTTGATACAACTTTTCAGAAATCTATTGATAAAACTAAAATAAATATTTTAAAAGAAATGAAATGGATTGATAATATGTACAACTTAATCTTCTTGGGTCCTCCTGGAGTAGGGAAATCTCATTTGATGATAGGGTTAGGCTATCGCGCTGCAGAACTAGGATATCAGGTATTGTTTCTTACTATGAGTGAATTAATATATTTTTTAAAGAATAAGGCTGATTGTAGGAAATCAAGAGAGGTAATAAACCGCTTAAATAAATGTGATTTATTAATGATAGATGAGGTTGGATATATTCCACTAACCAAAGAAGATGCTAACTTGTTCTTTGAGATAGTAAGTGGACTTCATGAAAAAACATCAATTTGTATAACATCAAATAAAGATTTTAGTCAATGGACAGAGCTTCTTCAAGATGAAGCTCTAGCTACTGCAATATTAGATCGCTTGGTTTACAGATGCCAGGTATTCAATCTAAAAGGTAACAGTTATCGGCTAGAAAATAGAGAGACTATCTTCAAGTAA